Proteins from a genomic interval of bacterium:
- a CDS encoding ABC transporter permease, translating to MLAYLTGRLLALLPVLGVVAVVVFLLVHVTPGDPARVLLGQDATDAQVAALRHDLGLDRPLPVQFALWIGRALHGDLGTSLFLRIPVTWDILQHLGPTATLSLLGLSVALAIGIPVGVVSAVFRNSWLDQLSLALAMLGAAVPSFWLGLSLIILFAVDLGWLPSSGYQSPATGVWHSLEYLLLPALALGVPSSSLIIRFTRSSLLDVLGNDYIRTARAKGLRGRAVIFRHAFRNALVPILTVVGLTFAALMGGAVVTENVFSLPGIGQLVVSSVLRRDYPVIQGVVLMVATAYVVINLGVDLLYFAVDPRVRY from the coding sequence GTGCTGGCCTATCTGACCGGGCGGCTGCTCGCGCTCCTCCCCGTGCTCGGGGTGGTGGCGGTCGTCGTGTTCCTGCTCGTGCATGTGACGCCCGGCGATCCGGCGCGCGTCCTGCTCGGGCAGGATGCCACCGATGCCCAGGTGGCGGCGCTGCGCCACGATCTCGGACTGGACCGGCCGCTGCCGGTCCAGTTCGCGCTCTGGATCGGCCGCGCGCTGCACGGCGACCTCGGGACGTCGCTGTTTCTCCGCATCCCGGTGACCTGGGACATCCTCCAGCACCTTGGGCCCACGGCCACGCTCTCGCTGCTCGGCCTCAGCGTGGCGCTCGCGATCGGTATTCCCGTGGGCGTGGTCTCCGCGGTGTTCCGAAACTCGTGGCTTGATCAGCTGAGCCTTGCGCTCGCGATGCTGGGCGCGGCGGTGCCCAGCTTCTGGCTGGGGCTGTCGCTGATCATCCTCTTTGCGGTGGACCTCGGGTGGCTGCCGTCGTCCGGGTACCAGTCGCCGGCCACCGGCGTGTGGCACAGCCTGGAATACCTGCTGCTGCCGGCGCTCGCGCTTGGTGTGCCGAGTTCGTCGCTGATCATCCGGTTCACGCGCAGCAGCCTGCTCGACGTGCTCGGCAACGACTACATCCGCACCGCGCGGGCGAAGGGGCTGCGCGGCCGGGCCGTGATTTTCCGGCACGCGTTCCGCAACGCGCTCGTGCCGATCCTCACCGTCGTCGGCCTCACGTTCGCCGCCCTGATGGGGGGCGCCGTCGTAACCGAAAACGTGTTCAGCCTGCCCGGCATCGGCCAGCTCGTCGTGTCGTCGGTGTTGCGCCGGGACTATCCGGTGATCCAAGGGGTCGTGCTGATGGTCGCCACCGCCTACGTCGTCATCAACCTCGGCGTGGACCTCCTCTACTTTGCCGTGGACCCGCGGGTGAGGTACTAA
- a CDS encoding ABC transporter substrate-binding protein, whose translation MAKDGRSRTNRVTRRRFLQTVTAAGVGAAASRWFAGPGTGTGTASAAQAMRRGGTLKIAEIGEPLTLDTTATTADLTSTITLPVFEELFAFDSNWRIQPGLAAGSTVSKDGLTYTFTLRSGVPFHNGKTMTADDVVASLNRWGKVSPRGPSVYQHVDSVTGAGNTVTMKLKEPFAPLLAFLALPNGAAAIMPKEIADAAGTQPIKQLVGTGPYKFVEWAPDRYVHLARFDQYAARTEPQNGYAGRRDAVADEIFFYPVSQVATRIAGVQSGDYDIADGINQDAYTQLAKDARVDVGIIPGSFLTFFFNKKQGMMANEKLRQAVAVAMDMQPILQATFGNPALYSVDASIYPKGTVWYTEAGAPLYNVHNVDQAKQLAKEAGYSGQPIRWLTTQQYDYMFKSTVVAAAQLQQAGFKIDMQVMDWASVLDHRNKPADYDIFVTSHGFVPDPALITVFSSAYPGWWDTPTKNTLFSQFTAEPDAKKRVQLWAKLQTLMYQEAPIVRPGAFNLLQLNRKGLPGFRASYWIVPWNVQAAK comes from the coding sequence ATGGCGAAGGACGGACGCTCGCGGACGAACCGGGTGACCCGGCGCAGGTTCCTCCAGACCGTGACGGCCGCAGGGGTGGGCGCGGCCGCGTCGCGGTGGTTCGCGGGACCCGGAACCGGCACCGGCACGGCGTCCGCGGCGCAGGCGATGCGCCGCGGCGGCACCTTGAAGATCGCCGAGATCGGTGAGCCGCTCACGCTCGACACCACCGCCACCACGGCCGACTTGACCTCGACGATCACGCTGCCGGTGTTCGAGGAGTTGTTCGCGTTCGACAGCAACTGGCGGATCCAGCCGGGGCTCGCCGCAGGGTCGACGGTGAGCAAGGACGGCCTGACGTACACGTTTACGCTGCGCAGCGGCGTGCCGTTCCACAACGGCAAGACGATGACCGCGGACGACGTCGTGGCTTCGCTGAACCGGTGGGGCAAGGTCAGCCCCCGAGGGCCCTCGGTGTACCAGCACGTGGACTCGGTCACCGGCGCGGGCAACACGGTGACGATGAAGTTGAAGGAACCGTTCGCGCCGTTGCTCGCGTTCCTCGCGCTTCCGAACGGCGCGGCCGCGATCATGCCGAAGGAGATCGCGGACGCCGCCGGCACGCAGCCCATCAAGCAGCTCGTCGGCACCGGGCCCTACAAGTTCGTGGAATGGGCCCCGGACCGGTACGTCCACCTCGCGCGCTTCGACCAGTATGCGGCGCGCACCGAGCCCCAGAACGGCTACGCCGGCCGGCGCGACGCGGTCGCCGACGAGATCTTCTTCTATCCGGTCTCCCAAGTCGCGACGCGGATCGCCGGCGTGCAGAGCGGCGACTACGACATCGCCGACGGGATCAATCAGGACGCGTACACTCAGCTTGCCAAGGATGCGCGCGTCGACGTGGGCATCATTCCCGGCTCGTTCCTGACCTTCTTCTTCAACAAGAAACAGGGCATGATGGCGAACGAGAAACTGCGCCAGGCGGTCGCAGTCGCGATGGACATGCAGCCGATCTTGCAGGCGACCTTCGGCAACCCCGCGCTGTACTCGGTCGACGCGAGCATCTACCCGAAGGGCACCGTGTGGTACACCGAGGCGGGCGCCCCACTGTACAACGTCCACAACGTGGACCAGGCGAAACAGCTCGCCAAGGAGGCCGGCTACAGCGGGCAGCCGATCCGCTGGCTGACGACCCAGCAGTACGACTACATGTTCAAGAGCACGGTCGTGGCTGCGGCGCAGCTCCAGCAGGCCGGGTTCAAGATCGACATGCAGGTCATGGACTGGGCGAGCGTGCTCGACCACCGGAACAAGCCGGCGGATTACGACATCTTCGTGACGTCGCACGGGTTCGTCCCCGACCCGGCGCTGATTACGGTGTTCAGCTCGGCCTATCCGGGTTGGTGGGACACCCCGACCAAGAACACGCTGTTTTCGCAGTTCACCGCGGAACCGGACGCGAAGAAGCGCGTCCAACTCTGGGCCAAGCTGCAGACGCTGATGTACCAGGAGGCTCCGATCGTCCGGCCCGGGGCGTTCAACCTGCTGCAGCTGAATCGCAAGGGGCTCCCCGGGTTCCGCGCATCGTACTGGATCGTGCCGTGGAACGTGCAGGCGGCCAAGTAG
- a CDS encoding succinylglutamate desuccinylase/aspartoacylase family protein: protein MNHPIALAMFDLAGLGPGRHACLARAVDAPAADLPVLAVVGVQPGPTLVATGGVHGDEYEGPLALWRVAAELRPDEMHGALVALPICNPWAAAAGRRATPEAIDGVNLARTFPGDADGSPTQRLAAALLGCVLRLRPALVLDLHSGGVLSRFHPMVGYRRGLGDAVRSQAAARAFGLPALWELRDHPGTFNAETARRGIPTIGVEMTGTGAALEADVAANRAGALNLLRWLGVLRDRPAPETPGPFRRMTDVPATADGYVVPLREVGEPVAEGDPLVRVLTAFGEIAEVVRAPHAGIVWVMRHLRTIRTGETACAVAAE, encoded by the coding sequence ATGAATCACCCTATCGCGCTCGCCATGTTCGACCTCGCGGGCCTCGGCCCCGGACGCCACGCGTGCCTCGCGCGCGCCGTGGACGCGCCCGCCGCGGATCTGCCGGTACTCGCCGTGGTCGGGGTCCAGCCGGGACCGACCCTGGTGGCGACCGGCGGCGTGCACGGCGACGAATACGAAGGCCCGCTGGCGCTCTGGCGCGTGGCCGCGGAGTTGCGCCCCGACGAGATGCACGGGGCGCTCGTCGCGTTGCCGATCTGCAACCCTTGGGCCGCGGCGGCGGGTCGGCGCGCCACCCCCGAGGCGATCGACGGGGTGAACCTCGCCCGGACGTTTCCCGGGGACGCCGACGGCTCCCCCACGCAGCGGCTCGCCGCGGCGCTCCTCGGCTGCGTGCTCCGCCTTCGGCCGGCGCTCGTCTTGGATCTCCACAGCGGCGGCGTGCTCTCCCGTTTCCACCCGATGGTCGGGTACCGGCGCGGCCTGGGGGACGCGGTCCGATCGCAGGCGGCCGCCCGCGCGTTCGGCCTGCCGGCGCTGTGGGAGCTTCGCGACCATCCGGGGACGTTCAACGCGGAGACCGCGCGGCGCGGGATCCCGACAATCGGCGTGGAGATGACCGGGACCGGCGCCGCGCTCGAGGCCGATGTCGCCGCGAACCGCGCCGGCGCACTGAATCTCCTTCGGTGGCTCGGCGTGCTCCGGGACCGGCCGGCGCCAGAGACTCCCGGCCCGTTCCGCCGCATGACCGACGTGCCCGCCACCGCGGACGGGTACGTGGTCCCTCTCCGGGAGGTTGGGGAGCCGGTCGCCGAGGGCGACCCGCTGGTGCGCGTCCTGACGGCGTTTGGCGAGATCGCCGAAGTCGTTAGGGCGCCGCACGCCGGCATCGTGTGGGTGATGCGCCATCTGCGCACGATCCGCACGGGCGAGACGGCCTGCGCGGTCGCCGCGGAGTAG
- a CDS encoding HdeD family acid-resistance protein gives MIGVLERNWWALALRGVIAILFGGIALFDSGIALYALVIVFGAYALVDGVFNVVAAVRAAESHHRWGWLLFSGLAGILAGLVTFFWPGITALVLLYVIAYWAIVTGILELIAGFRLRAHAANEWTLLLGGAASIIFGVLLFIHPLAGALAVLWLIGIYAFIFGALMIVQGLRLRHRASSATT, from the coding sequence ATGATCGGGGTTCTCGAGAGAAACTGGTGGGCTCTTGCGCTCCGCGGCGTCATCGCGATTCTCTTTGGGGGGATCGCGCTGTTCGATTCGGGGATCGCGCTGTACGCCCTGGTGATCGTGTTCGGCGCCTACGCGCTGGTGGATGGTGTCTTCAACGTCGTCGCGGCCGTGCGCGCCGCGGAGAGCCATCACCGCTGGGGCTGGCTCCTCTTCTCTGGTCTCGCCGGGATCCTGGCCGGACTCGTCACGTTTTTCTGGCCGGGCATCACCGCGCTCGTGCTGCTCTACGTGATCGCGTACTGGGCGATCGTCACCGGCATCCTCGAGCTAATCGCGGGCTTCCGCCTGAGAGCGCACGCGGCCAACGAGTGGACGCTGCTGCTGGGCGGTGCCGCGTCCATCATCTTCGGCGTTCTCCTGTTCATCCACCCGCTCGCGGGGGCGCTCGCGGTGTTGTGGTTGATCGGCATCTACGCGTTCATCTTCGGCGCCCTGATGATCGTCCAGGGGTTGCGGCTGCGGCATCGCGCGTCGAGCGCGACGACGTAA
- a CDS encoding AGE family epimerase/isomerase gives MAELRALLRPAARRGRRLIGGALELGQRCAEDAYIFARLPTLRRARGGPPPGAAHLGAIRSCIERDLAENVLPFWARHAPDPEYGGFITHLGRAGDRLGPTEKYLVMQARMIWTLAAAHRYGLTDQGYLELADQGVRFLVDRMWDGEHEGFVWTVSRNGLPLDDRKSVYGQAFAIYGLAEYALATGDRQVLAWAERTFDTLIAKATDGALGFREEFARDWSPIADWRGERKTLNVHMHVMEALITLAEASGREAHSRALRGLVDLLLAKTIHPHHGGAWDEFDRTWHAWVPPRRRLRISYGHEVELAWLILRAIDLLGQPREPIRRRVLGLIDHALVFGFDHWRGGLAQYGPPAGAVGLAVYLPADRLTKHWWQQAEMLVASLEAYRWTGAAKYLIAFERQFDWIWRYQTDHDGGDWYEATTWDGRPLRLEKGHDWKDPYHNARALMEASLRLGALGVDAR, from the coding sequence GTGGCTGAACTCCGCGCGCTGCTGAGGCCCGCCGCCCGGAGGGGCCGGCGTTTGATTGGGGGCGCGCTCGAACTCGGGCAGCGGTGCGCGGAGGACGCCTACATCTTCGCGAGACTCCCGACGCTCCGCCGCGCCCGAGGCGGCCCGCCGCCGGGGGCGGCCCACTTGGGCGCGATTCGGTCGTGCATCGAGCGGGACTTGGCCGAGAACGTGTTACCCTTCTGGGCCCGTCACGCTCCGGACCCGGAGTATGGCGGATTCATCACGCATCTTGGCCGCGCCGGCGATCGCCTCGGTCCGACGGAGAAGTACCTGGTGATGCAGGCGCGGATGATTTGGACGCTTGCGGCCGCCCACCGGTACGGACTGACCGACCAAGGATACTTGGAGCTCGCGGATCAGGGCGTGCGCTTCCTGGTCGACCGGATGTGGGACGGCGAGCACGAGGGCTTCGTCTGGACGGTGAGCCGAAACGGCTTGCCGCTGGACGACCGCAAGAGTGTGTACGGGCAGGCGTTTGCGATATACGGGTTGGCGGAGTACGCGTTGGCCACCGGCGACCGGCAGGTTCTCGCGTGGGCAGAGCGGACCTTCGACACCCTCATCGCGAAGGCGACCGACGGAGCCCTCGGCTTCAGAGAGGAATTCGCACGTGACTGGTCGCCGATCGCGGACTGGCGCGGCGAGCGCAAGACGCTGAACGTGCACATGCACGTCATGGAGGCCCTGATCACGCTCGCCGAGGCGTCGGGGCGGGAAGCACATAGTCGCGCGCTCCGCGGACTCGTCGACCTTCTGCTGGCGAAGACGATCCACCCCCACCACGGTGGCGCTTGGGACGAATTCGACCGGACCTGGCACGCTTGGGTCCCCCCGCGACGCCGATTGCGGATCTCGTACGGACACGAGGTGGAGTTGGCGTGGCTCATCCTCCGCGCGATCGATCTCCTCGGCCAGCCGCGCGAACCGATACGCCGACGGGTCCTCGGACTGATCGACCACGCGCTGGTGTTCGGTTTCGACCATTGGCGCGGCGGGCTGGCGCAGTACGGTCCTCCGGCCGGTGCAGTAGGTCTGGCTGTCTACCTGCCGGCCGACCGTCTGACGAAGCATTGGTGGCAGCAGGCTGAGATGCTGGTCGCGTCCCTGGAGGCCTATCGCTGGACTGGCGCAGCGAAGTATCTCATCGCCTTCGAAAGACAGTTCGACTGGATCTGGCGCTATCAAACCGACCACGACGGTGGGGACTGGTACGAAGCGACCACGTGGGATGGCCGGCCGCTCCGCCTCGAGAAGGGTCACGACTGGAAAGACCCTTATCACAACGCCCGCGCGTTGATGGAAGCGTCCCTGCGACTCGGTGCCCTGGGCGTCGACGCGCGCTAG
- a CDS encoding glycosyltransferase family A protein has protein sequence MARAAEPAGPPSPTSSVSVIIPVYNGERYLGDALESVLAQTVPPMEIVVVDDGSSDGSAAVAARFPGVRYVAQGHAGPGAARNRGVALARGAFVAFLDADDLWVRTKLARQVAAFQTDPALDMVFGHARQFHSPELVERTKARIAGAGAVLPGFVLGTLLVTRASFDRVGPFPTHTRVGEFLDWYARANDERLKSVLLPEVVLLRRLHTGNLGLRERDARADYVQILKASLDRRRRTD, from the coding sequence ATGGCACGCGCGGCGGAACCGGCCGGCCCTCCGTCACCAACGTCTTCGGTCAGCGTCATCATTCCCGTCTACAACGGCGAGCGGTACCTCGGCGACGCCCTCGAGAGCGTGCTGGCGCAAACCGTGCCCCCGATGGAAATCGTGGTGGTCGACGACGGATCGTCGGACGGAAGCGCGGCAGTCGCCGCGCGCTTCCCCGGTGTCCGCTACGTCGCGCAGGGCCACGCCGGACCGGGGGCCGCCCGCAACCGAGGTGTGGCGCTCGCCCGCGGCGCGTTCGTCGCGTTTCTCGACGCGGACGACCTCTGGGTGCGCACCAAGTTGGCGCGCCAGGTCGCGGCCTTTCAGACGGATCCCGCGTTGGACATGGTGTTCGGCCACGCCCGGCAGTTCCACAGCCCGGAGTTGGTTGAGCGCACGAAGGCCAGGATCGCCGGAGCGGGGGCGGTGCTCCCGGGCTTCGTGTTGGGGACCCTCTTGGTGACGCGGGCGTCGTTCGATCGGGTGGGGCCGTTCCCCACGCACACGCGCGTCGGAGAGTTTCTCGATTGGTACGCGCGGGCCAACGACGAGAGGCTCAAGAGCGTCCTGCTCCCCGAGGTCGTGCTGTTGCGACGTTTGCACACCGGCAACCTCGGGTTGCGAGAGCGCGACGCGAGGGCCGACTACGTGCAGATCCTCAAAGCGTCGCTGGATCGGCGGCGCCGGACGGACTGA
- a CDS encoding glycosyltransferase, producing the protein MCVSVVIPVYNGAAFLAEAVGSVRDQAGARLEVVIVDDGSTDGTAEVANRLPQAGLRYVYQENAGPARARNRGLVLARGDVIGFLDADDLWPADRLRRQMRALDGNACVDVVLGRTQCVRHTGASGADRLEVCFPPFVLLSPTAALFRRRAFERVGTFDEALRYGEDTDWFMRARECGVPILVEEDIALLYRRHEQNMTRGRTMKELRVLDVLKRSLDRRRRHGRTAASLPSLTPPAAPGIGASDPRADE; encoded by the coding sequence GTGTGCGTCAGCGTGGTCATCCCGGTGTACAATGGCGCGGCGTTCCTCGCCGAGGCGGTGGGGAGCGTCCGCGACCAGGCGGGCGCTCGGCTCGAGGTTGTGATCGTCGACGACGGCTCGACCGACGGAACCGCCGAGGTCGCCAACCGGCTCCCGCAGGCCGGGCTCCGCTATGTGTATCAGGAGAACGCCGGGCCGGCGCGCGCACGAAACCGCGGGTTAGTGCTGGCTCGGGGCGACGTGATCGGGTTCCTCGATGCGGACGACCTGTGGCCCGCGGACCGGCTGCGTCGCCAGATGCGGGCGCTCGACGGCAACGCGTGCGTGGATGTCGTCCTCGGCCGAACCCAGTGCGTGCGACACACCGGCGCCAGCGGAGCGGACCGCCTCGAGGTGTGCTTCCCGCCGTTCGTGTTGCTGTCCCCCACCGCGGCGCTGTTCCGACGTCGCGCGTTTGAACGGGTCGGCACCTTCGACGAAGCGCTGCGCTACGGTGAGGACACCGACTGGTTCATGCGGGCGCGGGAGTGCGGCGTCCCGATTCTCGTCGAGGAAGACATCGCGCTCTTGTACCGTCGGCACGAGCAGAACATGACGCGCGGGCGCACCATGAAGGAGCTGCGGGTCTTGGACGTGCTCAAGCGGTCGCTCGACCGCCGCCGCCGGCATGGCCGCACCGCCGCGTCGCTCCCGAGTCTCACGCCGCCCGCCGCGCCTGGGATCGGTGCGTCTGATCCGCGGGCGGACGAGTAA
- a CDS encoding serine kinase yields the protein MRTLNSRASDVAPPDPAAFFETVHQAFGRAERAAGGIDRWYLVAGHPVRLRFAGPTLVPLIAPALEHLATAPVARPALTVCLWDVESLLPRVPAPPWRMHDDINSRASRSYSDERIHASFDMGTGVLSLVDGAADLAVYCVRDARRLPGYEIGAPLKPIFQRAMHGRGGQLVHAAAVGRPDGGVLLVGKGGSGKSTTALTCLGTELLYAADDYCMLSTDPVPYAHSLFNSAKVYAEDLGRFPRLAALPSRLDDLGIDKALLFLHPDQRDWITTGFPVRAILVPQVTGRPETSAVPISPAAALKALAPSTIFQLAGMDHSTLGTLAACVRRVPCYALRLGSTLSAIPAAIQDVLAQVSGGAR from the coding sequence ATGCGAACCCTTAACTCCCGCGCTTCCGACGTCGCACCGCCCGACCCGGCCGCGTTCTTTGAGACCGTGCACCAGGCGTTCGGGCGTGCGGAACGCGCGGCCGGAGGGATCGACCGCTGGTATCTCGTGGCCGGCCACCCAGTGCGGCTGCGGTTTGCCGGGCCGACGCTGGTCCCGCTCATCGCCCCGGCGCTCGAGCATTTAGCGACGGCGCCGGTCGCCCGGCCCGCGTTGACCGTGTGCCTGTGGGACGTCGAGTCCTTGCTGCCCCGCGTTCCCGCTCCGCCGTGGCGGATGCACGACGACATCAACAGTCGGGCGTCGCGCAGCTATAGCGACGAGCGCATCCACGCGAGCTTCGATATGGGCACGGGCGTGCTCTCGCTGGTCGACGGGGCCGCGGATCTGGCCGTGTATTGCGTGCGCGACGCCCGTCGGCTTCCGGGATACGAGATCGGCGCTCCGCTCAAACCAATCTTCCAGCGGGCGATGCACGGGCGCGGCGGGCAGCTCGTCCACGCGGCCGCCGTCGGCCGGCCCGACGGGGGGGTGCTGCTCGTCGGAAAAGGGGGATCCGGCAAGTCCACGACCGCGCTGACCTGCCTCGGGACGGAGCTGCTCTACGCCGCGGACGACTACTGCATGCTGTCGACCGATCCGGTTCCCTACGCGCACAGCCTGTTCAACTCCGCGAAAGTGTACGCCGAGGACCTGGGGCGGTTTCCCCGCCTCGCGGCCCTCCCGAGCCGGCTGGACGATCTCGGGATCGACAAGGCGCTCCTGTTCCTGCATCCTGATCAACGCGACTGGATCACGACCGGCTTTCCCGTGCGCGCGATCCTCGTTCCCCAGGTCACGGGTCGGCCGGAGACGTCCGCGGTGCCGATCTCCCCGGCGGCGGCGTTGAAGGCGCTCGCGCCGAGCACGATCTTTCAGCTGGCCGGGATGGACCATTCGACGCTCGGAACGCTCGCCGCCTGCGTGAGGCGCGTGCCGTGCTACGCGCTGCGCTTGGGGTCGACGCTCTCGGCGATCCCCGCGGCGATCCAAGACGTGCTGGCACAGGTGTCGGGGGGCGCACGTTGA
- a CDS encoding PqqD family protein, with translation MITVLRFTVNTPTVVHEVFDDEVVIINLDTGVYYSVNGLAAEIWTRIDGATAGGIIDDLASQYAMAASDVEASVRPFLDELSAEGLIVPEQPGSRERGRDAAPGAITVAPRVPQFETPVLRKYNDMQELLLLDPIHEVDEVGWPVRPLGVPEQRPKDRA, from the coding sequence ATGATCACGGTCCTGCGGTTCACGGTCAACACACCGACCGTCGTTCACGAAGTGTTCGACGACGAGGTCGTGATCATCAACCTTGACACGGGCGTCTACTACAGCGTGAACGGTCTCGCCGCTGAGATCTGGACTCGGATCGACGGGGCGACGGCGGGCGGCATCATCGACGACCTTGCGTCACAGTACGCGATGGCCGCCTCTGACGTCGAGGCGTCGGTGCGACCGTTCCTCGACGAGCTGAGCGCGGAGGGTCTCATCGTGCCCGAGCAGCCGGGTTCCCGGGAACGCGGGCGCGACGCCGCCCCCGGAGCGATCACCGTGGCGCCGCGTGTCCCGCAGTTCGAAACCCCGGTGCTCCGGAAATACAACGACATGCAGGAGTTGCTGCTGCTGGATCCGATCCACGAAGTCGACGAGGTCGGCTGGCCGGTGCGGCCGCTCGGTGTACCCGAGCAGCGGCCGAAGGACCGGGCCTAG